ATGTGATCAAATGTATGCTCACCGTTCCCGGAACCGAGTATCGACGGACGAAGGAGACTGTGTTTGTAGGTACGTGTCACTCGTGTCACCCTGCTCACCGATGAACGTTTAAAGAAGGAAATTTAATGAGTTAAtatcgattttccatttttcttgaCGCAGATGTAAATAGCAGACCATTCGGGGAGTCAAACTCCATCCTGGACCCGTTCGGAACGGTGTCCtatagcagtagcagcagcagcagtagtagtagtagtactagtagtagtagtagtagtggtagtagtacaGCCAAAGTTCCGGTGACGCCAGTGACCAGCAGTAGCACGACACCGACGCTGACCGATGCAACGGTTACACCGGAGGCATCCCCTCCGAGTACAAAAGTGACGGTGAACCAACAGCCAAGCTCGTCCGCCGTCGCCGGTACCGCCAACCCGAAGGATACCGTCCGGCCACAGATTCCGTCCGTGATACGTTTGAGGCCGACGGCCAGCTCCACCCGGGTACTGACCGTGCAGCAGTCGAATTCGGTTGACTCGGACGAGATAATGAATGTGTTGGACTTCAAGGAGTTGCTTAACGAGAACTTGCTCTACAACAGCGGTGCCGACCGGTTAGGTAAGCAAAAATGGTGCGATGATCAAATATTGAGCGTACGTGAAACGCTGAAAGTGGACAACAACAGGAACGCCCCAGACCCTCGATTGATTTCTCGATTGGTCACAGTTTTTAGACCGGCTAGCTTTACGATTCTCCGGTGAATTATTAAACCGCTACTTGTACCACACGACAGCGAGGCTTGGAGCGTCGTACAGTTTATAAGCTGCGGGAATCAATCGTACCACGTCCGGTGGACACAGTGTCCGCTGGGACGTCGAAACGATCCCTTACTCCAGACGCAAAGGTAATTGCATACCAATCGACCTAATTGCCCTCCAGGCTAGGCTAGTGAGGATCGCTCGCATCGGGGAGCAATTGCTGTGACTCTTGGGACGACAGGTAGCAGTAGCTACAGCAGGAGCAACAGACGAAACTGCTGGTTGCAGAATTGAAAATGATGTCGGAAAAGCTCATGACCAAACGCGACGCTTGTGGTAATAATTGATTAAAACGTGCCATCCATCTCGAATCGCCCATGCGGTTTGGATTTGTCCTTAGGGTGGACACAAAATGGGTTGAAAAATTCATCACTTGCTAATTTGTAGGTGGGTCAGAGATGTGCATCGACGTGGATTTTGACCGGTAGAGGATCCGACGACACGTGTGCAAGATGCGTGGTTTGATTTATGTATGATGGACGTTCAATGTTATTCTTCCAATGAATTGCCCCGGGAAAATGAAAGCATTTCACGTCTTAAAGGTGTAACTGTTAAAGGGTTTAGTTTGCCACGtaataaaaatggattttcAGTCTCCCTCTAACATGGTACTTGATGTTGTTGTGGCGGCAGGAATGAAAGCCAGCAAATTAGCACCATCAAAAAATTGGGGATTTCGCACAGACGTAGCAAACGAACCATGGTACACCTCAAAAGTAGTGGACCATTTTGTTCAATTTACCACCCACCCACAGCTTGTGAAGAAAAGTTGGGCAGCTACATCGTCTCATGTTACACAATATTAACCTCACCGTATCTTGCCTACACAATCCGATGCTACTCGCCTATCCAATAAAGCCATCCCCACTTCATTTCCGAACCAAACTTGACATGCCCGTGCTACGGTGTAACATAATTCGCTTGCCACAGTTCTTGGTTTGCTGCCATTTCTTCTATCTTCAGCTCAATGTGTTGTTTCGGCCCGGGCTCACCGTTTCCTATTCTATACTAACAGCAACCCATATTGTTCTTTGTATTTCTTTCTTCCGCTGACGCGCAGAACTCCACCGGTTGCGGTCTGTGGTTTTCGTTTTAAGCATACCGTTGCTCCTCACTGGCCACCTAATGGTAATGCTACGCCGGTGGCAGATGCATGGCTCGTAATCCTGTTCTCCTGTGACCGACCAAACCGGAGCAACCCGGTGGGCGATGCTCAACAGACTTATGACGACGGTCTAGAGCAGTGGAGCAGAGACAGCACAAAAACCGGAAACCGAACGCTTCTTTATTACGCTACCCAGTCTCACCACTTCCGCAAAGGGCACAGTGCCGATGGTTCTtggaaaaagacaaaacaggAAACATCAGTTCTAAGATGGTGGTGTATTATTAGGACAAAATAAAACGACGAGACTAACTGGCCATAGTAAACCGATTGGACGTCTGAAAGTCCCCTTCGAGccgcttcttttctttctctcctaACATCTATCTCTATTGCTATCCCCTTTTCTCGTTACCATCAACAAGCGGTCTTAATTGGATGCCTCGAAATCGTAGGGACAGGTGCATGCATGCTCCATGTAACCCTTGCACAGAAATGcgaaaaagaataaacaaaTGCGTATACATAGGATGAGAACGACGAGGATTTTTTGTAGTGAAAGGTGTGTTACTCacaatgcaaaaataaaataaagaatacCAACAAAATAGATATCGTGGGGGAGGGGAagagtgcatgtgtgtgtgtgtgtgcttttgccAAAACAGCAATCGATGGAACATTCTCTATTTTGCCAAACGGAAGCCATGATACAGAACCATTCCTAGTCATGGGCAGCTAACCTGGAATCGATGTCAAAATGGGTTGTAGTGAATTCTTCTCGTTCCGTAAGTAAAGTAACAGTACATATAGATAGTAATCAAATTTGGAAGACAGTGTGTATGCACGAAATCGTATAAGGAAACAAAAGCTTTTCAAGATGGATTAATGATCTTATCGATTATCTTTAACTTCTTTATGGCtggtttggttttagttttatgaATAAGTGGCATTGGGTAAAgcgataaaataaaactaaagaCAATACAGTGTTGTTTCGGAATCAAAAGAATAGATaactaacacacaaaaagcttAGTATTAGTTTAAAAGATATAAAACGAAATTCGTAATAATTTTGCTACGAATAGCAACACAACTTCTTACCTTAAGCGGTCACAGGAtttatttgtgatattttctcTCTGCTCGGTTTGTATCGCTTGTGCACGGATTAAATCTAATGAAGctgttaaaaattttgaactaTCTTTCACAATTGgaaacttttttctttactctaCATGCTGttgcaaattttgtaaataaaaaaaagctgcacgagacatacaagaaaaaaacctaaacaCGAGGCATGCCAAAACGAAGCACCGAGGCTCACGAAGAGCATCAAAAAACGGcgtgaaatagaaataaagaATAAATACCAAAATCGTACGCTTGACGGCAAACTAAAACCAAAAGAAGATAATAAtaacgatgctgatgatgttaaAAATATAGCGAATGTACACTGAAATCGTACCCCAACTCTACGTCTGTGCGAGATTTTACGAAAGAAATCAACTACAAAAGAAGATTgtacgtgctgctgctgttgaaagGTAAgacacgcaacaacaacaatcctaATCCAAACACGTCCTGTGCAAACACGTCAAATTGGTAAGTGCCTCGAGGGGGTGTAGCACTTTAAACTCAGGAGGAACTTTATCCTGGGAAACGTTGTgctggagaagaaaatcaaacccCTTTAATGTAAAAGCTCAATATTGGTTCTTCCCTTTTTATGCGCGCTTTGCTACCTTTCTTAAAACCTCACATTTTCCGATCACCAAAGAGGATTAACTCCACGCAACGGGGAAAACATTTCCCTTAAATAGCCCTTTATCTTCACACTTTGGCAAATCCTTGATTGGATAATTACTTTATCTTTCCTTTTGATACCATTCAGCCTAGGTTAAAGTTTGTCACCTTGCGGCCAGTACTACAGTCGGATGTAACATCTACAACGAAAAATCACTGCACCTACAATACTCCTTGCAAAacacttcttctttcttctttcttcagtTTTCGTTATAAAAAACGGAAATAAACAATCAACCCGATAAGCGGTTTGTGATGGTGTAGTGGTTccatggaatggaaaatggaggGAATGTTGCAATAACCCGCTTTACTGTGGGAACTGGTTTTAGTTTCGCTTGTAGAAGAAATCATCGATACCGAGCGTATCACAAGTGAAGTTGAACAGTTTCTCACACTGGACGGAATTGTTCCAGTACCGGTGACTGCTTGCCTCCCGGCAGTTGCTCAGATAGCATCCACTACGCGTCTCCAGCTTCGGAGAGATGGCCGCATACACGACGGTACGTGAGCCTTCTTCCGGATTCTTGAACAGCAGTGCCCGAATCCATGGAATGTAGTTGGTGCTGGAGTGTTCGAACAGATCCGTATTGACGACACCTGGATGCAGCGAGTTCGATAGGATCGGCATTCCTTCCTCTTCGAAAATCAGCGTAAGATACTTGGCGAACAGAACCTGGGCCAACTTGCTCTGGTTGTACGCATCTGCTGGGTAGTAGTTTTTACTGGCGGTACAACAACGGTAAAATGGAACGCAATTAGTAAAAGAGACCTTTATGCCTCAATAAAACCCCAAATTTGCGGGGGGTCCTCACGACTGACACTTACACTTTGTTAATGTCCTTGTAATCGATTTCTCCAATCTTGTGCACACAGGACGACACATTAACTACGCGCGCTTTACACTCCGCTGTGCCGGCTGCTCTCAGCTGGGGCAGAAGCAAATGTGTCAACAGAAAATGGCCGTAATAGTTGATGGCCATGTGCGATTCGAAACCTTCGGGGGTGAGCTTAAACGGTACGCTCATAACACCGGCTGTAAAAACATCGAccgaaaaaaggggttaatggtttcatttttcgAGTGGCCGAGCACGCCTCTCCCGCACTCCAAACTTACCATTGTT
This genomic window from Anopheles maculipalpis chromosome 2RL, idAnoMacuDA_375_x, whole genome shotgun sequence contains:
- the LOC126556183 gene encoding dehydrogenase/reductase SDR family member on chromosome X, encoding MGLLLMIGLPVGLLLAIFFFMKSSKEMPKNWSQFVCEVRMQICGFQGLLDDFIMRPRNKVELYKQPGKIALITGGNRGIGLRIVKKLVECEIEVILGVRNPIDSRKAVEAYLEHANIPLSSCKLHFEQLDIGNMKSVREFATKIKTKFDKIHLLINNAGVMSVPFKLTPEGFESHMAINYYGHFLLTHLLLPQLRAAGTAECKARVVNVSSCVHKIGEIDYKDINKVKNYYPADAYNQSKLAQVLFAKYLTLIFEEEGMPILSNSLHPGVVNTDLFEHSSTNYIPWIRALLFKNPEEGSRTVVYAAISPKLETRSGCYLSNCREASSHRYWNNSVQCEKLFNFTCDTLGIDDFFYKRN